From the Primulina tabacum isolate GXHZ01 chromosome 3, ASM2559414v2, whole genome shotgun sequence genome, one window contains:
- the LOC142540841 gene encoding putative inactive poly [ADP-ribose] polymerase SRO5, producing MGDYSERWKVLAPNTATTPGIFVPYNSNAENLHTGSNLDQEDYAPSDCESGISGTPNVQEIRFSGKGLIRMDEGDKIHDTIKKKVVSCLSSCGFNAQVETIQRNDFSGIMSRARQLSFGIYEKAMEKKCNGNANVKYAWYGAPKLEIDNILSHGFGLPSSTGAHGRGVYLFPVDHIGESMQSLVADEDGLKHVLLCRVILGRMEAVPVGSCMYNPSSEEFDSGVDNLLSPRKYIVWSSSMNTRILPDFVVSFRTSYSHGGFQGIPQTCKRPNSDWMPFATLINALSKFLPPDAIKLITKHHNEHKKQKITRHEMIQRVRLIAGDKLLIMVIKSNREKIKPSHSNIIQQLNRRN from the exons ATGGGTGACTATTCTGAAAGATGGAAGGTTTTGGCTCCGAATACGGCCACAACACCGGGGATATTTGTTCCTTATAATTCGAATGCGGAAAACTTGCACACTGGTAGTAATCTTGATCAGGAAGATTATGCACCTTCTGATTGCGAGAGTGGGATTTCCGGGACCCCAAATGTTCAAGAAATCCGGTTTTCTGGCAAGGGATTGATTAGAATGGATGAAGGTGACAAGATTCATGACACTATCAAGAAAAAGGTGGTTTCGTGTCTGAGTTCTTGTGGATTTAATGCTCAAGTTGAGACCATTCAGAGGAACGATTTTTCTGGCATCATGAGCCGAGCAAGGCAGTTATCATTCGGTATATATGAAAAAGCCATGGAGAAGAAGTGCAATGGTAATGCTAACGTGAAGTATGCTTGGTATGGCGCTCCAAAGCTTGAGATTGACAATATTCTTTCCCATGGCTTCGGCCTTCCTTCTAGCACCGGTGCTCATGGTCGTGGCGTTTATCTGTTTCCAGTTGATCACATTGGTGAAAG TATGCAATCATTGGTTGCTGATGAAGATGGGCTGAAGCATGTGTTACTTTGCCGGGTAATATTGGGAAGGATGGAGGCTGTTCCTGTCGGATCGTGCATGTATAATCCGAGTTCAGAAgaatttgattctggggttgaTAATTTGTTGTCTCCGAGAAAGTATATTGTTTGGAGTTCGAGCATGAACACACGTATTTTACCAGATTTTGTGGTCAGTTTCAGGACATCCTATAGTCACGGTG GATTTCAAGGGATCCCACAAACTTGTAAACGACCAAATTCAGATTGGATGCCATTCGCAACACTGATAAACGCTCTCTCCAAGTTCTTGCCGCCTGATGCCATAAAATTGATCACTAAGCATCACAATGAACACAAA AAGCAGAAGATAACAAGGCATGAAATGATTCAACGAGTGAGACTTATAGCCGGGGACAAGTTATTGATCATGGTTATAAAATCAAATCGAGAAAAG ATCAAACCATCCCACAGCAACATCATACAGCAATTGAACAGAAGAAATTGA